A genomic window from Solanum stenotomum isolate F172 chromosome 10, ASM1918654v1, whole genome shotgun sequence includes:
- the LOC125841856 gene encoding uncharacterized protein LOC125841856 encodes MDLREESSRFGSLPSTTSRNLSSSSSTFFSANQSPFFSPRSPKSLVSACSDNQFRDSDVTSAALDASLGILGPESFANARLSDAYPVALASAANDLQKLDFVSSSTSNSKSTIASYNVGPEHEYLRPKGKQKKSGRTQETCVTPTSTSSLSNRVRSCDVYIGFHGRKPLLLRFMNWLRAELEIQGLSCFVTDRSRCQNTRKHGMVERVMDACTFGVVILTKKSFRNPYTIEELRFFASKKNLVPVYFDLSPEDCLVRDIIERRGEHWEKHGGELWLLYGGLEKEWRDAVNGLLRVDEWKLEAHDGKWRECILRAVTLLALRLGRRSVVDRLSKWREKAEKEEFPFPRNENFVGRKKELSELEFRLFGDVSGDAEKDYIELKARPKRRNLTISWSRSNSINERRLERPSDNKRKGKEPVTWKESEKEIEMLNAEVSQTQQHAPKPRNSKKHGRRNNSLKVVYGKGIACVSGEPGIGKTDLLLEYAYQFHQRYKMVLWIGGESRYVRQNYLNLWSFLEVDVGVENSPDKSRIKSFEEQEEAAVARVRKELMRDIPFLLIIDNLESEKDWWDHKLIMDLLPRFGGETHVLISTRLSRVMNMDPIKLNYLSEIEAMSLMQGAVKDYPIAEIDALRVIEDKLKRLTLGLAIVGAILSELPINPSRLLDTINRMPMKEIIYIRRENHPLRRNNFLLQLFEVCFSIFDHADGPRSLATRMALASGWFAPSPIPVSLLALAAHKIPEKYPRQRMLKKVLCSLTCGFTSSYARKSEAEASSLLLRFNIARTCRKEGYIQFHQLIKMYARKRGVTGVAQATVQAVITRGLIAQHSEHIWAACFLLFGFGSDPMIVELKVSELLFLVKEVILPLAIRTFITFSRCAAALELLRRCTDALEAADQAFVTPVDKWLDKSLCWRPIQTSAQLNPCLWQELALSRATVLEIRAKLMLRGGQFDIGDDLIRKAIFIRTSICGEDHPETISAHETLSKLTRLLASVQNHTSNRS; translated from the coding sequence ATGGATCTCCGGGAAGAAAGCTCCAGATTTGGCTCATTACCAAGCACAACATCAAGAAACCTTTCTTCTTCATCGTCGACTTTCTTTTCTGCGAACCAGTCGCCATTCTTCTCTCCTAGATCACCCAAGTCCCTGGTATCAGCATGCTCGGATAATCAATTTCGTGATAGTGATGTTACCTCTGCTGCCTTAGATGCTAGTTTGGGCATTTTAGGTCCAGAATCATTTGCAAATGCTAGATTGTCAGATGCTTATCCTGTTGCATTAGCTAGTGCCGCGAATGATCTCCAGAAGTTGGATTTTGTATCTTCTTCGACGTCAAATTCTAAGAGCACTATAGCGAGTTATAATGTTGGACCTGAACATGAATATTTGCGACCTAAAGGAAAGCAGAAAAAGAGTGGAAGGACGCAGGAAACTTGTGTTACTCCAACATCGACTTCCTCCCTATCCAACAGAGTGAGGAGCTGTGATGTGTACATTGGTTTTCATGGCCGCAAACCTTTACTGCTCAGATTCATGAATTGGCTCCGTGCTGAGCTAGAAATCCAAGGTCTTAGTTGCTTTGTTACTGACAGATCAAGGTGCCAAAATACTAGAAAGCATGGCATGGTTGAGAGAGTAATGGATGCTTGTACATTCGGAGTTGTGATCTTAACCAAGAAATCATTCAGGAATCCATATACCATAGAGGAGCTGCGCTTCTTCGCTAGCAAAAAGAATTTGGTACCAGTGTACTTCGATCTGAGTCCAGAGGATTGCCTTGTGCGAGATATAATTGAGAGAAGAGGAGAGCACTGGGAAAAACATGGTGGTGAACTTTGGCTACTTTATGGGGGATTGGAGAAGGAGTGGAGAGATGCTGTCAATGGTCTTTTGCGTGTCGATGAGTGGAAGCTAGAGGCTCATGATGGCAAGTGGAGGGAATGCATATTGAGGGCTGTAACTCTATTGGCCTTAAGATTAGGGAGGCGAAGTGTTGTGGACAGACTATCCAAGTGGAGGGAGAAGGCAGAAAAGGAGGAGTTTCCTTTCCCTCGAAATGAGAATTTTGTCGGCAGAAAGAAGGAGCTATCTGAGCTTGAGTTTCGGCTTTTTGGTGATGTTAGTGGGGATGCAGAGAAAGACTATATTGAACTAAAGGCTAGACCCAAGCGAAGGAATTTGACAATTAGTTGGAGTCGGAGTAATTCAATCAACGAAAGACGGTTAGAGCGTCCTAGTGACAACAAAAGGAAAGGGAAAGAGCCAGTGACATGGAAGGAATCTGAGAAAGAAATTGAAATGCTAAATGCTGAAGTTTCTCAAACCCAACAGCATGCACCAAAACCGAGGAACTCTAAGAAACATGGAAGGCGAAACAACTCCTTGAAAGTTGTCTATGGAAAGGGCATTGCTTGTGTGTCTGGGGAACCAGGAATTGGCAAGACAGATCTACTGCTTGAGTATGCTTATCAATTCCATCAGCGCTACAAAATGGTCCTTTGGATTGGAGGTGAAAGCAGATATGTTCGACAAAACTACTTGAACTTGTGGTCGTTTTTAGAAGTTGATGTCGGGGTAGAAAATTCACCTGATAAAAGCAGGATTAAGAGCTTTGAGGAGCAAGAAGAGGCTGCTGTAGCTAGGGTTAGGAAAGAACTCATGCGAGACATTCCATTCTTGCTGATAATTGATAACTTGGAGAGTGAAAAGGACTGGTGGGACCATAAACTTATAATGGATTTGCTTCCCCGTTTTGGGGGTGAAACACATGTTCTCATATCCACGCGCCTCTCTCGGGTTATGAATATGGATCCTATCAAACTCAATTATCTGTCGGAGATTGAGGCAATGTCTTTGATGCAGGGTGCTGTGAAGGATTACCCGATTGCTGAAATTGATGCCTTGCGAGTTATTGAGGACAAACTTAAAAGACTGACACTTGGCCTTGCCATTGTTGGAGCAATTCTTTCTGAACTTCCTATAAATCCTAGTAGGCTTTTGGATACCATCAATCGTATGCCTATGAAGGAAATAATCTATATTCGTCGGGAAAACCATCCACTGAGGCGAAACAATTTCCTTTTGCAACTTTTTGAAGTTTGTTTCTCAATATTTGACCATGCTGATGGACCAAGAAGTCTAGCAACAAGAATGGCCCTTGCAAGCGGTTGGTTTGCTCCATCACCTATTCCAGTTTCTCTATTAGCTCTGGCAGCTCACAAGATACCAGAGAAATACCCACGTCAGAGGATGTTGAAGAAAGTTTTATGCTCTTTAACTTGTGGTTTCACATCATCATATGCTAGAAAATCTGAGGCAGAAGCCTCTTCACTTTTGTTGAGATTCAACATTGCAAGGACTTGTAGAAAGGAAGGCTACATTCAGTTCCATCAGCTTATCAAAATGTATGCTCGAAAAAGAGGGGTCACTGGAGTTGCACAAGCCACAGTACAAGCTGTTATTACTCGCGGTTTAATAGCCCAGCACTCTGAGCACATATGGGCAGCATGCTTTTTGCTCTTCGGATTTGGGAGTGACCCCATGATAGTTGAGCTTAAAGTTTCCGAATTGTTGTTTCTTGTGAAAGAGGTGATTCTCCCACTTGCCATTCGAACATTTATTACATTCTCACGCTGTGCTGCTGCTTTAGAACTTCTACGGCGTTGTACAGATGCATTAGAAGCGGCAGATCAGGCATTTGTCACACCTGTTGACAAGTGGTTGGATAAATCCCTTTGTTGGAGACCCATCCAGACAAGTGCCCAATTAAACCCTTGCCTTTGGCAGGAACTTGCTTTATCAAGAGCTACAGTGCTCGAAATCAGGGCAAAGCTAATGTTAAGGGGTGGAcagtttgatattggtgatgaTTTAATCCGGAAGGCTATTTTCATTAGAACTTCAATCTGCGGTGAGGACCATCCAGAAACCATATCTGCTCATGAAACGCTCAGTAAACTTACAAGACTCCTTGCTAGTGTTCAAAATCATACATCAAATAGAAGTTAA
- the LOC125842576 gene encoding ubiquitin-conjugating enzyme E2 5, protein MSSPSKRREMDLMKLMMSDYKVEMINDGMQEFFVEFHGPKESPYLGGVWKVRVELPDAYPYKSPSIGFVNKIYHPNVDEMSGSVCLDVINQTWSPMFDLVNVFEVFLPQLLLYPNPSDPLNGEAAALMMRDRTTYDQRVKEYCEKYAKKEDAGAPPEEKSSDEELSEEENVSSDDEVAGKADP, encoded by the exons ATGTCTTCCCCTAGCAAACGCAGAGAGATGGACTTGATGAAACT GATGATGAGTGACTACAAAGTGGAGATGATCAATGACGGAATGCAAGAATTTTTTGTGGAATTTCATGGACCCAAAGAGa GTCCTTACCTGGGAGGTGTGTGGAAAGTGAGGGTAGAGCTCCCAGATGCCTATCCTTACAAGTCACCATCCATTGGTTTTGTTAACAAGATTTACCATCCGAATGTGGATGAGAT GTCTGGTTCAGTCTGCTTAGATGTTATCAATCAAACCTGGAGCCCCATGTTTG ATCTTGTAAATGTTTTTGAAGTGTTCCTTCCCCAACTCCTTTTATATCCTAACCCATCGGATCCCCTGAATGGAGAGGCTGCAGCTCTCATGATGCGCGATCGTACTACTTATGATCAAAGGGTGAAAG AGTATTGCGAGAAGTACGCGAAGAAAGAAGATGCTGGGGCTCCACCTGAAGAGAAATCTAGTGATGAAGAGTTgagtgaagaagaaaatgtCTCCAGTGATGATGAAGTTGCTGGAAAAGCAGATCCCTAA